CAGAGTTGTAGTTCATTTGGCCAGCCAAAGCTGCAGCTTCGTGAGAgaacttttttactttttcagtAACGAATCAAGCATTACAAAATTGGGAATATTAGTAACACAGGAACCGATATCCTTCATGTAATGTGCAGTATGGCAACCTAGTTGTATGTTTCTAATGTCCGAGTAAACTTCCCATGCCACAGGCTGTCTGTGGATTAGTTTCTgctaattttagatttttctactGTCATTCTCTACCTCTATGTTTTTACAAGTGAAGTGATGATCTTCTtaggataaacttgaaaaacgCCACTCAACTATACAGGCAGTTTTAATGTATTAcccaacaattttttatatcatttttaccATCACTTTCAGCCATTTCTCCATTCAAATTGTATTGTTTTCCTTCTAAAGAGCAATGTCGTTTGGtagcaaatatttattttaagtgattttatataaaaaaaagttattaattgagatattaaaataatttagtggtaaaattaatattaaaataattttggtacAAAGTTGTTActactggtattttttttttatatattgcaaGCCAATTTATAagaactaaaattatatttggtattgcggtttaaattattatttttgatattattgaattattattttcaagcaCAAAAAATACTTCAGAACCAGGTTATTGTTACTTCACTGCTGTTCAGATGCCGAATGAACAATCAGCACTACGTGTAGGCAGAGGAGCTtggattggaatttttttttcaagatggcAATTTTATGGGGGCACCTGAAGCTGCTCTTTTCCTGTCAATCATTCATTTAATCTTAATGATGACATTCTACTGCTGAGATTTGAGAACTTGAAGAAGGCAACATCAATGCTAGTGTTGCGGAAGAAGTAAAAGCAATGAGGCTACCAAtagaaaatagcaaaaaaatgcTTGTCCTTATTTCTTTCCCACGCCATTCATTCTGTGCACACAGATACACCAGCTGTAATCAATTTTACACGCCAGCTTTCTATCAAACTAGACAAATTTTGCTAGCTTCAAGTTCAATGAGGAGAATGGCATTCGGTTATTCTGGtgttggaaaagaaaatcaatttcagGCAGTATCCAATTTACACACAACGGGCACTTGTACAGAGCTCTACTGCATGATAACTTACAGATCTTTGACAATGagagaagataaagaaagaggggggggggggggggaataaaGAGGCGGAAAGCAGGGTGTGCCGAAAGTAGATTTGGCACCCAATGGAAGAATGGTTCACTTGTTGACTCGCCCTTGTCTCAACAATTTTTAGGCCACATGTGCCTATCTTCTCTGGAAATGTAGCATGGCTTATCTTCACTCGCTCCTCAGATGGTTGGAACTGGCTTGTCCAGCAACTACATTCTCCTCGTTCCAGGAAGAGTCAGCTGGAGGGAGCTGAAAGTCATCAGGTTTCAGCGCCAAAGCAAAATCAGGCAACGTTGGTGCTGTCTCCATGATTCTGCAGTCAAAATCACCAGAACCCCAAGTTACAGGATCATGTAATTTCACTTATTAACCAAGCAATTTGGAAATAACTTCAACCCAAAATTCACCTAATAAAAGCATCACTTACTTTTCATAGGAGTATAGATCGCGGTTTATCCGCACTTTGCTAGAAGTATCTTTTGGAATTTTGTCAGAGAGATATTTCATGGTTCCCCAAAGCAGCGGTTTTCTGCATCAAAATGAATTGAAACTTGAAAAGGAGAAgcaaaatttcaattaagtgAAGGCCTATATTACTACAGAACATCTGAATGCATCGCCTACCTaggattcaataaaaataaatcacataatTTGGAAAACCATGTCCTAACATGCAAAACCCATGGAAACAGCATGGCCAAACAGTACCAATGCCATGGATATACCAAAACGTTAAGGCATTAATAGCCAAGACCCTTAGCAATTGTTTAACTTTTTGACTAGTAGCATGCAGTAAGATCAGGAAACAAATACGCTAATTTAGTGAAGATCAATACCACCGAAAAAAtcacattaaattgatattatgaAGAAAAAGCTATACCATAAAACAAAGATGAACCAGTATACAATGCATTGCCCATCACAGAGAGACACCTTATGAAGGTCCTAAGCAGGAGGGACTTTAATAGATTTATTACCTTGACAATGGAGAAGCTGCATTGAATGCCTCACATGCCCTCTtactttctttaaaatactcATCTGCAGCTTGCAAGGCAGCTACAGCCATCCCATGAGACTTCTCTGTGTTCCCCTCATCAAGGATTAAGCCATGATAATAGTATGCTGCAGCCTGGTTTGGTGaaagaatattattaaaagaaaagtttgaTGGAATGTCAGCGATATAAAATGCAAATTACAAGAAACCAAAACAGttagaaaggatttttttttatatgagaagtTGGAATATTATTACAAGAAAAGTTAGAaaggattttttaaatgaaaagaaaacatgctatctaaagaaaaatatgattacAGTAGAGATTGAGCTAAAAAGAACAGGCCAACAAATCAGTGGCTAGAAAACCTAACCAATATCAGCCTACTGATCCAAATTGAAATTAGTCTTGTGGCATGGGAAGGTCAAATGACataaagaaaattcatttttgttatctgcttgctcgtgtgtgtgtgtgtgcacgTGTCAATGGAAGATTTTGAGTGGACAAAATGGCGAGGTGCTACAGATCCTGTTTGATCAAAACCATTTTTTAGAGCTCAAGAATCACGAGAAATTATGCCGGGCTCTCATGAGGTTAAAGTCGAGTGCAATTCGAGATTGGTGAAAGCAAGTACAGTTTCTTGAGTGCAAGTCAGCTTGATTTACCAATTAGTTGATCATTGATGTGGAAGAAGGTGAAACTAGGAAGCAAAGAAGCAAGGTAAGGAAAAGAGAGGAAGTTAGTCAAGTTCATTGCAGTTATATTCCAATACCAATCAAATAGTTAGTTCAGTTTTCAGTAGTTCATCTTTTCCATGCAACATAGCATAAGGAGAATACATAATATCATTTTCATAAGTTAAGATCTAAAAGCAATAGTTATACCAAAGACAGGAAGGACAGTTTCTATTGTGAATGACAACAAAATACTGAGAGGAAACAAAGGAATGAAAGCAATTCTTGGATACCTTTGCTTCCACATATTTCCACTCTATTAAGAGTCGGTGCTTCTCCCCCCAACCATTTGCTAATGGAAGATTCATTATATTATCTTGAGCCTGTCAAGAAAGCAGTAAAGGAAAGCAAGTTATATTCCATAACTGCAAGATTGAACTTTCTAATTCAGTATATGAAGTAGGAACAgtgtaaaattagaaaaaaacaagaaacatgtTCTTACAGGATGTCATTTATTGTAGACCAAGAAGAGAAAGGAAGGAAAGGCTAggattttaaagtaaaaaagggGACAGTCAGGAAACGCAGAGCACTTATCTCTCTAGTTTAGAGACAAATGTATTTACACATTTGCTCAGAAAGTGGGATTAATGATGTAACCAAAGCGATGttgaaaaaacaagtataacaccccccccccccaaaataaataaataaataaaagaaaaagatgggGTTGGTTGTGATAGACTTCCGAATCTCTACTTTTCAGAaaatttttaagaagaaaaacctCCCAGACAAGTTTAAAAGGTTCATTCCCCTCCCTAACCTTGAAACATTCAACTCCAAAATATAGTGCTAGGCTTTTGGTACCATTATTAGAGAATTTACCACTCAAATGGCTGCCTTAAGAGTGAAATTTGatgattcaaattaataatattttttcatgttattcttCTATTGACTCTCCCCTCCCTTCTCCTTTTTTCCCCTATTTCTCTTTATTGCCTCCATTTACTACAACTAGAATGCATCCTATTGAACAAGTAGGGCAGTTGAACcgaaaacccaaaaacaaaatcctgcTAAAGGTAATTGCAAGTGAATGCtgtgaattttatttctgatgGTTGTAAATCCCTaaaccatattatttgttgGAAGCTACTGAAAGGTAATTTAATAATCATCACAgaccaaagaaaaagagagaaaaaaaaatgaagctacaaaagtaaaaaaataaaaaggttagtGCCCTCATACCTGCTGCCAGTACTTTACCATCTCACAAGCAAGCCTTCGCTTCACTGCAAGAGTAGCTTTGGCACTATCGATTGCCATTCCTAGTTGGATGTCAACACTCTGCATCAGATGGAAAGAGTAGAAAGACTAAGACAGTGGAAAGAATATATGACCAAAACAGAGCAAGACAAGAAAATCTGAAAACTGAATAAGAAAATTCTAATCAATAGGCAGTAGCATCTCATAGAGACAGCTGCAAGCCAAAAGGGGAAAGGAGGAAATCTTAATCATTCCAATCATGTCAACTGCCAGAACGAATTgctctaataaattttatggaatgaaaagaaacaaagaggtTACATGCTCTTAGCTTGTCATGTATGTGCTACAAGTCCAGAAAGAAGAGGTGTTGGAGTCCAATATATCAAGTGTAAGAAAATGATTGATATCAGTCAGCGGGTACCCAACTTAtgtattgataataaaaaaaaaatgtaaagagagGAGTTTAATCTCAAATCTGCAAGATAATCTCCATGTGCAGCTACCATTCATAGGTATCAAGGATAGCATGGGTAGAAATTATAAGTTCATCAAACAAATCCATACAGGAAACTAAGATAGTACCTGCCCTAATGCTTGAAGGCAAAGTGCTCTAAGAACACCTTCAGCAAGGTCCACTGGCAGTTCTTTCCTGGGAGCAAAAGTCAGTCAAATCAGAATAATTATGCAATAAAAATGATGGCAATGAAAAACAAGCAATTCAATTCTGGACAAGTCTTTCATCTTTGTAAACCTTAATGGATTAGGTAATTGTGGGAGCACATTCTGGACAGCACAATCCAGATATCCTGCAGCctttaagaaaatatcaattgatgCTCGCCTGCTCTCTGTGACCAGAACAGAATAGAGATCTAATGTGAAGCATAGTAAAAGGTAACAAATGAACATGTGTGCATGAATTCATCCACAACAATATTGCTTATAATTTACAAAACCTCCACGTGCAAAGATTTCATCAAACAGATGCTACATGATAGCATTATCTCTAATTTCTTCCTTCTAGGACCATGCATGAGTAAGACCGCTAGTAGGTAATGGCAATTGGTCTTTCAATCTCAGATAGCATATTCCATTGGgtctcattaattttttaccCAATAGGTTCAATTTCACACCCCTCTCTATAGATTATTCATATTAAGTTATTCTTTTCATAGCtagttgttaattaattaaaggttAGATATTGAAATGCATATTTATGTACTAACATGTTGCCGATATTTATGTCACTAATTAGACTAACACCTCTGTCTGCCACACCTAACAATCTATTACAATATAACCAGGACCCAGCTAGAAAGTATCAGAAATACCATGAATAGCTTCCTGTGCCAGCAGTTACTCTCCAACTGCTGGACAAGAGCATTACCTTATGCTTGCCAAAAGAGTTTCTAATTCTAGAAGAGAATTGTTTACAGCACAGATTTTGCAGCTTCACATTACAGGCAAGAAAGAAACTATTAGCCAAGCTTCATCAATCGATGCAcaaaatttttatagaaaacacCTACCTTCAGATACTTTTGGCTGGTAACCATCAGAAGATGTTCTTGGAAGAAGCAACAAGTTGGCCTGTGATAATGATAGCATTGCCATCAAGTGCAAAACTGACAACACCTCATACCATGCATTAGAAATCGCTGTTTCCTGTAAAATTCTTCAGTAATATCAGATCAATGATTCTTCAGCACAGAAAAATGGAATTGCAAACCATAAAACAGAAGATTTCATCAACAGATAGTAAATGGATAGGCAAGACCACACTCCCCACCCACCTCTGCTTCATCCTCTTGATTCATCCACACAAATTGTACATTGTGTTGTAGCTGGCTTCCATCTTTAACTAATCCCAACAGAACAGGCAAGTAATCTTCAAGAGCCTGATGAAGATCGGCCAATGTTGAACCTCCTGCAGAcaacaaataaattgaaattcaaaagaCTTCACCTAATGCTGATCTATTATGATATCTGCACCAGGATTGTTACAACCTACCATGTTGTGTAGcactttttcttcttgttcttgagaCTGTTGGTGCTTCTTGGCCAGCCATAACTACGATACGAGTTCTTAAAGCAGATAGGCTTTTCACTAAATTCTTCGGCAAATGATCACCAAGTGACAGAGAGAAATCAACAGGCTTAGGTATCCGAAAACCAGGTACATAAACAGACACATCCCCTATACTACCAGGTCTCCTTCGATTTCCACCCGAATCCTGCGGAGTAGACACCAGGCATCCCATATCCTAATAGTTACTGTATACACCAATCCAAGGAACAGAAAGTCAGTtgctgcaataaaaaaaaatctttggcaTATATGATCACTCTTGCAAGGAACATCAGTGATTCAAAGCACAACAAGGGTATCAATTCCCATGGCATGAACTTGGAGAAAGGATGGTAGCAGTAATTAAGTTCAAAGAATGCAGACAGCAATCACAAGGAAAAGTGGAGGATTAGCAGTAAGCAAGATACAAAAGAAGACATTAAATGTCCCAACCAACAAAGTACAAGTAGTAGGTCACTCACGAGCCGTATCCAAATAACTCTTTCTAGAACTCTCCAAAAGCTTTAGAAAAAGATGCTTTGTATTTGACAATTTCAAGCTATATGTATATAATATCCTTCTCCTAAAACACTTCATCACCAAACAAAAGTACTAGA
The DNA window shown above is from Populus trichocarpa isolate Nisqually-1 chromosome 4, P.trichocarpa_v4.1, whole genome shotgun sequence and carries:
- the LOC7494375 gene encoding uncharacterized protein LOC7494375 isoform X1; its protein translation is MGCLVSTPQDSGGNRRRPGSIGDVSVYVPGFRIPKPVDFSLSLGDHLPKNLVKSLSALRTRIVVMAGQEAPTVSRTRRKSATQHGGSTLADLHQALEDYLPVLLGLVKDGSQLQHNVQFVWMNQEDEAEETAISNAWYEVLSVLHLMAMLSLSQANLLLLPRTSSDGYQPKVSEESRRASIDIFLKAAGYLDCAVQNVLPQLPNPLRKELPVDLAEGVLRALCLQALGQSVDIQLGMAIDSAKATLAVKRRLACEMVKYWQQAQDNIMNLPLANGWGEKHRLLIEWKYVEAKAAAYYYHGLILDEGNTEKSHGMAVAALQAADEYFKESKRACEAFNAASPLSRKPLLWGTMKYLSDKIPKDTSSKVRINRDLYSYEKIMETAPTLPDFALALKPDDFQLPPADSSWNEENVVAGQASSNHLRSE
- the LOC7494375 gene encoding uncharacterized protein LOC7494375 isoform X2; its protein translation is MGCLVSTPQDSGGNRRRPGSIGDVSVYVPGFRIPKPVDFSLSLGDHLPKNLVKSLSALRTRIVVMAGQEAPTVSRTRRKSATQHGGSTLADLHQALEDYLPVLLGLVKDGSQLQHNVQFVWMNQEDEAEETAISNAWYEVLSVLHLMAMLSLSQANLLLLPRTSSDGYQPKVSEESRRASIDIFLKAAGYLDCAVQNVLPQLPNPLRKELPVDLAEGVLRALCLQALGQSVDIQLGMAIDSAKATLAVKRRLACEMVKYWQQAQDNIMNLPLANGWGEKHRLLIEWKYVEAKAAAYYYHGLILDEGNTEKSHGMAVAALQAADEYFKESKRACEAFNAASPLSR